A part of Pseudomonas lutea genomic DNA contains:
- a CDS encoding HugZ family protein: MSNSANRQARALLLKEYRGVLSTHSKSMPGYPFGSVVPYCLDDEGRPLILISRIAQHTHNLQLDAKCSLLVGERGAEDVQAVGRVTLMAEAEKITDGVRIEAAAQRYYRYFPESESYHSAHDFDFWVLKPVRYRYIGGFGAIHWLDNVALSNPFAGPAEIGMVEHMNDDHTKAIAHYVELAGLPATLPAVLVGIDSEGMHLRIGQSLYWLAFAEPCNTPTQVRQALVQLAHAEKWPALEQVEA, encoded by the coding sequence ATGAGCAACAGCGCCAACCGGCAGGCACGAGCCTTGCTGCTCAAGGAATACCGGGGCGTACTGTCGACCCATTCCAAGTCGATGCCCGGTTATCCGTTTGGCTCAGTGGTGCCTTACTGCCTGGACGATGAAGGCCGGCCGCTGATCCTGATCAGCCGCATCGCGCAGCACACCCACAACCTGCAGCTCGACGCTAAATGTTCGTTGCTGGTGGGCGAGCGGGGCGCTGAGGACGTCCAGGCAGTTGGGCGCGTTACGCTGATGGCCGAGGCCGAGAAAATCACCGACGGGGTTCGCATCGAGGCTGCGGCGCAGCGCTACTACCGCTATTTCCCGGAATCCGAGAGCTACCACAGCGCTCACGACTTCGACTTCTGGGTGCTCAAGCCCGTGCGCTATCGCTACATTGGCGGGTTTGGCGCCATCCACTGGCTGGACAATGTTGCCCTGTCCAATCCGTTCGCTGGCCCTGCCGAGATCGGCATGGTCGAGCACATGAACGATGATCACACCAAAGCCATCGCCCACTACGTCGAACTGGCCGGGTTGCCCGCCACGCTGCCCGCTGTCCTGGTGGGCATCGACAGCGAGGGCATGCACCTGCGCATCGGTCAAAGTTTGTACTGGCTGGCATTCGCCGAGCCCTGTAATACGCCGACACAAGTCCGCCAAGCCTTGGTCCAGCTGGCTCACGCTGAAAAATGGCCGGCTTTGGAACAGGTCGAGGCTTGA
- a CDS encoding DUF481 domain-containing protein: MLSRTLLCVAIASASTPLLADTVWLKNGDKMTGTIKVFDGGKLLLNTKYAGDVPLDWKEIKTLESDQHLLVKQDATTGEISKSLQPAEDGKVTLANGDAPKTVELASIQQIMKPKPVVTDLVWKGNIDAALDFQRAENDTDDYNIAFKTSATHGQWRHNAKGEYNRESQDSLTTTNNWDAEYSVDRFLTEKWFWDGRITYKRDTIEDLARQRTVGTGPGYQFWDDELGAFKVGALLNRTDFEYSNGEKDNFYSVSGTWDYNRYLIGKKVEFFTNGEVGKPISGVADYSLETEVGLRYKVTEWASLNLKAEKDIISGSDNGDLDKTRYTAGFGVAW; the protein is encoded by the coding sequence ATGTTGTCCAGAACCCTGTTGTGCGTTGCTATTGCCAGTGCTTCAACCCCATTGCTCGCTGACACCGTCTGGTTGAAAAACGGTGACAAGATGACGGGGACTATCAAGGTCTTCGACGGCGGCAAGCTGTTGCTCAATACCAAATATGCGGGCGACGTTCCGTTGGACTGGAAGGAAATCAAGACGCTGGAAAGTGACCAGCACCTTCTGGTCAAGCAGGACGCTACCACTGGCGAGATTTCCAAGTCGCTGCAGCCAGCCGAAGACGGCAAAGTTACACTGGCCAACGGCGATGCGCCGAAGACAGTCGAATTGGCGAGCATCCAGCAGATCATGAAGCCCAAGCCGGTGGTGACCGATCTGGTCTGGAAGGGCAACATCGATGCCGCGCTGGACTTCCAGCGCGCCGAGAACGACACCGACGATTACAACATCGCCTTCAAGACCTCCGCGACCCATGGCCAATGGCGCCATAACGCCAAGGGCGAATACAACCGCGAGTCGCAGGACAGCCTGACCACCACCAACAACTGGGACGCCGAATACTCGGTCGACCGGTTCCTGACAGAAAAATGGTTCTGGGACGGTCGCATCACCTACAAGCGCGACACCATTGAAGACCTCGCGCGTCAGCGCACGGTCGGTACCGGTCCTGGTTATCAGTTCTGGGACGACGAGTTGGGCGCATTCAAAGTCGGCGCGCTGCTTAACCGCACCGATTTCGAATATTCCAACGGCGAAAAAGACAACTTCTATTCCGTGTCCGGCACGTGGGATTACAACCGCTACTTGATCGGCAAGAAGGTGGAGTTCTTCACCAACGGTGAGGTGGGCAAACCCATCAGTGGCGTGGCCGATTACAGCCTCGAGACAGAAGTGGGTCTGCGTTACAAGGTGACCGAGTGGGCGTCGCTTAACCTCAAGGCCGAGAAAGACATCATCAGCGGTTCGGATAACGGGGACCTCGACAAGACCCGTTACACCGCTGGTTTCGGTGTGGCCTGGTAA
- a CDS encoding MGMT family protein, whose translation MEQSPPDTDPAGLTPAEARRTALYLTLHQVPEGKVISYGQLAELAGLGRAARYVGRTLSQLPQGSSLPWHRVLGAGGRISLAPGTPSGEEQRARLRTEGVTIRNNRVDMVRHGWRPMEHNG comes from the coding sequence ATCGAACAATCACCGCCGGACACCGATCCTGCAGGCCTTACTCCAGCAGAGGCGCGGCGCACGGCGCTCTACCTCACCTTGCATCAAGTGCCGGAAGGCAAAGTGATCAGTTATGGACAGCTGGCCGAGTTGGCCGGTTTGGGACGAGCGGCGCGCTACGTGGGCAGAACGTTGAGTCAGTTGCCCCAAGGCAGCAGCCTGCCGTGGCATCGGGTGCTGGGCGCGGGCGGGCGCATCAGCCTGGCGCCCGGAACGCCGTCTGGCGAGGAGCAACGCGCGCGTTTACGAACCGAAGGCGTGACCATCCGTAACAATCGTGTGGATATGGTGCGCCATGGCTGGCGCCCGATGGAGCACAACGGTTAG
- a CDS encoding AmpG family muropeptide MFS transporter — translation MPRKTWRAALAAYASPSTLVLLLLGFAAGMPYMLVFSTLSVWLREAGVARETIGYASLIGLAYAFKWVWSPLLDQWSLPLLGRLGRRRSWLVLSQSLVTLGLIGMGFCDPQQHLSWLIAIAVLVAFSSATQDIAIDAYRLEIASDSQQATLAASYMAGYRVAALLATAGALYFAEGFGSTGFAYKHSAWAGTYVLFGLLMVPALITSLIMREPAVPMRTQLSAARYGFAHQLASVFVLIILLVSVPAMFTQLYNTDFASVLFQGTTWKDLLMEDRAFLRAILYTLLTVACLSSMGRRGLAPVLTPINDFILRYRWQAFLLLGLIATYRMSDTVMGVMANVFYIDQGFTKDQIASVSKIFGLVMTLGGAAFGGLAIVRFGILPILFIGGITSAATNLLFLMLADMGPNLKMLIVTISLDNFSSGLATSAFVAYLSSLTNLKFSATQYALLSSIMLLLPRLIGGYSGVMVEKLGYHNFFLATALMGVPTLFMIALHWAQEARREAREEAAEGEEPAKPVDSVL, via the coding sequence ATGCCCCGCAAAACCTGGCGCGCCGCGCTCGCCGCATATGCCAGCCCCTCTACACTTGTGCTCCTTTTGCTCGGCTTCGCCGCGGGCATGCCCTACATGTTGGTGTTTTCCACGCTCTCGGTCTGGCTGCGTGAAGCCGGCGTTGCCCGGGAAACCATCGGCTACGCCAGCCTGATCGGCCTGGCCTACGCCTTCAAGTGGGTCTGGTCGCCGCTGCTTGACCAATGGAGCCTGCCTTTGCTGGGCCGGCTGGGCCGACGCCGCTCATGGCTGGTGCTCTCTCAGTCGCTGGTGACGCTGGGCCTGATCGGCATGGGCTTCTGTGATCCACAGCAGCATCTGTCCTGGCTGATCGCGATCGCCGTGCTGGTAGCATTTTCCTCCGCGACCCAAGACATCGCCATCGACGCCTACCGGCTCGAAATCGCCAGCGACAGCCAGCAGGCCACTCTCGCTGCCAGTTACATGGCCGGCTACCGTGTGGCCGCCCTGCTGGCCACCGCCGGCGCGTTGTATTTTGCCGAAGGCTTTGGCTCCACCGGTTTTGCCTACAAGCACTCGGCGTGGGCAGGTACATACGTCCTGTTCGGCCTGCTCATGGTTCCGGCGCTGATCACCAGTCTGATCATGCGCGAACCTGCTGTGCCCATGCGTACGCAGTTGTCAGCGGCCCGCTACGGCTTTGCTCACCAGTTGGCGTCGGTGTTCGTGCTGATCATTCTGTTGGTGTCGGTACCGGCGATGTTCACCCAGCTGTACAACACCGACTTCGCCAGCGTGCTGTTTCAGGGCACGACCTGGAAAGACCTGCTGATGGAGGACCGCGCCTTTCTGCGCGCGATCCTCTACACCCTGCTGACCGTGGCCTGCCTGTCGTCCATGGGCCGTCGCGGGCTCGCGCCCGTGCTGACGCCGATTAACGATTTCATTCTGCGTTATCGCTGGCAGGCTTTCCTGTTGCTGGGGCTGATCGCCACGTATCGCATGTCCGACACGGTCATGGGCGTGATGGCGAACGTGTTCTACATCGACCAGGGCTTCACGAAGGATCAGATCGCCAGCGTCAGCAAGATTTTCGGCCTGGTGATGACCTTGGGCGGCGCGGCGTTCGGCGGGCTGGCAATCGTGCGTTTCGGGATACTGCCAATCCTGTTCATTGGCGGTATCACTTCGGCAGCGACCAATCTGCTGTTCCTGATGCTGGCCGACATGGGCCCGAACCTGAAAATGCTCATCGTCACGATCTCGCTGGACAACTTCAGCTCGGGCCTGGCGACATCAGCGTTCGTGGCTTACCTGTCGAGCCTGACCAACCTCAAGTTCTCCGCCACTCAATACGCGCTGCTCAGTTCGATCATGTTGCTGCTGCCCCGCCTGATCGGCGGCTATTCCGGGGTCATGGTGGAAAAGCTGGGTTATCACAACTTCTTCCTGGCAACCGCTCTGATGGGCGTTCCAACGCTGTTCATGATCGCCCTGCACTGGGCCCAGGAAGCGCGCCGGGAAGCACGCGAAGAAGCGGCAGAAGGCGAAGAGCCCGCGAAGCCTGTGGATTCAGTTCTATAA
- a CDS encoding mechanosensitive ion channel family protein — MDLNSQVDHLVKASQAWIPMVMQYGSKVLLALIVLVVGWWLINRLTSRVGALLALRHVDLALQGFISSIANIILKILLIVSVASMIGVETTSFVAAIGAAGLAIGLALQGSLANFAGGVLILLFRPFRIGDWIEAQGVSGTVDSIQIFHTVLRTGDNKTVILPNGNLSNGIITNTNRQPTRKITFDVGIDYEADLKQALQVLMDMADDPRVLQDPAPQAVVAALGDSSITVSLRVWTKTGDFGDVSNRFNAEIRDRLRAANIDIPFPQRVIRVVQEEQPAKA; from the coding sequence TTGGATTTGAACAGCCAAGTGGACCATCTGGTGAAGGCGTCTCAGGCCTGGATCCCGATGGTCATGCAATACGGCAGCAAGGTGCTGCTGGCACTGATTGTGTTGGTGGTGGGTTGGTGGCTGATCAACAGGCTGACCTCCCGAGTGGGCGCGCTGCTGGCGCTGCGTCATGTCGACCTTGCGCTGCAAGGCTTCATCAGCAGCATCGCCAATATTATCCTGAAGATTCTGCTGATCGTCAGCGTCGCTTCGATGATAGGGGTTGAGACCACCTCGTTTGTGGCCGCCATTGGTGCGGCAGGTCTGGCCATCGGTCTGGCGTTGCAGGGCAGTCTGGCGAACTTCGCTGGCGGGGTTTTGATTCTGCTGTTCCGTCCGTTTCGCATCGGCGACTGGATCGAGGCGCAAGGCGTTTCGGGCACCGTCGACAGCATCCAGATTTTCCATACCGTGCTGCGTACAGGGGACAACAAGACCGTCATCCTGCCCAACGGCAATCTGTCCAACGGCATCATCACCAACACCAACCGTCAGCCGACGCGCAAAATCACCTTTGATGTAGGCATCGATTACGAAGCCGATCTCAAGCAAGCGCTGCAGGTGCTGATGGACATGGCGGATGATCCGCGTGTCCTGCAGGACCCTGCGCCGCAAGCGGTGGTGGCGGCGTTGGGCGACAGCTCGATCACGGTGTCGCTGCGCGTATGGACCAAGACCGGCGACTTCGGTGATGTCTCGAACCGCTTCAACGCGGAAATCCGCGACCGCTTGCGCGCCGCCAACATCGACATCCCGTTCCCGCAACGGGTAATTCGCGTGGTGCAGGAAGAGCAGCCCGCGAAGGCGTAA
- a CDS encoding YajQ family cyclic di-GMP-binding protein encodes MPSFDVVSELDKHEVTNAVDNAIKELDRRYDLKGKGSFEFTEKDLLIKMTAEEGFQLEAMIEILKLALVKRKIDVQCLELKDPYASGKVMKQEATLKEGIDKELAKKIVAHIKEAKLKVQAAIQGEQVRVTGKKRDDLQEAIAALRGHEFGMPLQFNNFRD; translated from the coding sequence ATGCCCTCGTTCGACGTAGTGTCCGAACTGGATAAACACGAAGTCACGAATGCCGTCGACAACGCGATCAAGGAGCTGGACCGCCGCTACGACCTCAAAGGCAAAGGCAGCTTCGAGTTCACGGAAAAAGACCTGCTGATCAAGATGACTGCCGAGGAAGGGTTTCAGCTCGAAGCCATGATCGAGATCCTCAAGCTGGCTCTGGTCAAGCGCAAGATCGATGTGCAGTGCCTGGAACTCAAGGACCCCTATGCCTCCGGCAAGGTGATGAAGCAGGAAGCCACGCTCAAGGAAGGCATCGACAAAGAGTTGGCCAAGAAGATTGTCGCCCACATCAAAGAAGCCAAACTCAAGGTGCAGGCCGCCATCCAGGGTGAGCAAGTGCGCGTCACCGGCAAGAAGCGTGATGACCTGCAAGAGGCCATTGCCGCCCTGCGTGGTCATGAGTTCGGCATGCCGCTGCAGTTCAACAACTTCCGCGATTGA
- a CDS encoding putative 2-dehydropantoate 2-reductase produces the protein MCWHILGAGSLGSLWATRLARAGLPVRLLLRDETRLAAYTARGGLTLSENGERHTFAIAAQAVSAAQPIERLLVACKAYDAERAVAAIAHRLTDKADVLLLQNGLGSQEAVAAMLPQARCIFVSSTEGAYRDQDWSVVFAGQGFNWLGDATQSLAPSWLNELEQAGIAHQWTSSILERLWRKLALNCAINPLTVLHQCRNGALQAHAEEVTALCAELGSVLRCCGQAGAAEGLLEQVQQVITATAANYSSMYQDVAQGRRTEISYLLGHVCATARALDCPAPGLNRLRLRLIEDLKARGLPSD, from the coding sequence GTGTGCTGGCACATTCTGGGGGCGGGCAGTCTGGGCAGTCTCTGGGCAACGCGGCTGGCGCGGGCAGGTCTGCCGGTGCGCCTGCTGTTGCGCGACGAAACCCGACTCGCAGCCTATACCGCGCGGGGCGGGTTGACCCTCAGCGAAAATGGCGAGCGCCATACCTTCGCTATAGCAGCGCAAGCGGTCAGCGCGGCTCAGCCCATCGAGCGTTTGCTGGTGGCCTGCAAAGCCTACGATGCAGAGCGCGCAGTGGCCGCCATCGCCCATCGGCTCACCGATAAGGCCGACGTGCTGCTTTTGCAAAACGGCCTTGGAAGCCAGGAAGCGGTCGCCGCGATGCTGCCCCAGGCGCGCTGCATCTTTGTGTCCAGCACCGAGGGTGCTTATCGTGATCAAGACTGGAGCGTGGTGTTTGCCGGGCAAGGTTTCAACTGGCTCGGCGATGCGACCCAAAGCCTGGCGCCGTCCTGGCTGAACGAGCTTGAGCAAGCCGGGATCGCACATCAATGGACCTCCAGCATTCTCGAACGCCTCTGGCGCAAGCTGGCACTCAATTGCGCCATCAACCCGTTGACCGTGCTGCACCAGTGCCGCAACGGAGCCTTGCAGGCACACGCCGAGGAAGTGACAGCGTTGTGCGCCGAACTTGGCAGCGTATTGCGATGCTGTGGCCAGGCCGGCGCTGCAGAAGGCCTGCTGGAGCAGGTGCAGCAGGTCATCACCGCCACCGCCGCCAACTATTCCTCGATGTATCAGGACGTCGCACAAGGCCGCCGCACCGAGATCAGCTATTTGCTCGGGCATGTCTGCGCCACGGCGCGCGCGCTTGATTGCCCTGCGCCCGGTCTGAACCGGTTACGCCTGCGCCTGATCGAAGACCTCAAGGCGCGAGGCCTTCCCAGCGACTGA